A stretch of Parvimonas micra DNA encodes these proteins:
- a CDS encoding C1 family peptidase → MALTNEILKSFKERFNSCKTNKIVAASVAKVGLHEASTNHEVYKRHNFQFSDVTKKGEITNQKSSGRCWMFSALNVARVSTMEKLNIKSMEYSQTYTLFWDKLEKANFFLESIIETLDEKTDSRVVSHLLTAPVQDGGQWDMFRGLLEKYGVVPKGIMPETFHSSNTRDMEAILTKYLRKAACDMRNLHKAGKSLKEIEDLKNETLYTVYNILTKCLGEIPETFTYEYRDKDEKFHRISNITPKEFFDKYVGWNLKDKISLINAPTDDKPYGKVYTVKFLGTVKEADKIKYLNVPIEVLKESAIKSIKAGEPIWFGCDVIKFLEKQKGIMDLDMFLYDDIFPTLENFTKAERLDYHESVLTHAMVFTGVNLDENGKPLEWQVENSWGDAVGDKGIFSMTDEWFDEYNYEVMVDKKYVDEKWLKALDEKTIELEPWDPFGALARLK, encoded by the coding sequence ATGGCATTAACAAATGAAATTCTTAAGTCATTTAAAGAAAGATTTAATTCTTGTAAAACAAACAAGATTGTAGCTGCAAGTGTTGCAAAAGTGGGGTTACACGAAGCATCTACAAATCACGAAGTCTATAAAAGACATAATTTTCAGTTTTCTGATGTTACAAAAAAAGGTGAAATAACAAACCAAAAATCAAGTGGTAGATGTTGGATGTTCTCTGCATTAAATGTTGCAAGAGTTTCCACTATGGAAAAATTAAACATAAAATCTATGGAATACTCACAAACATATACTCTATTTTGGGACAAACTTGAAAAAGCAAACTTCTTTTTAGAAAGTATAATTGAAACATTAGACGAAAAAACTGATTCAAGAGTTGTTTCTCATCTTTTAACTGCGCCTGTACAAGATGGCGGTCAATGGGATATGTTTAGAGGTCTTTTAGAAAAATATGGTGTTGTTCCTAAAGGAATTATGCCAGAAACATTCCACTCTTCAAACACAAGAGATATGGAAGCAATACTAACTAAATATCTTAGAAAAGCAGCTTGTGATATGAGAAATCTTCATAAAGCTGGCAAATCATTGAAAGAAATTGAAGATTTAAAAAATGAAACTCTTTATACAGTTTACAATATTTTAACTAAATGTTTAGGAGAAATTCCTGAAACTTTTACCTATGAATACAGAGATAAAGACGAAAAATTCCACAGAATATCAAATATTACTCCTAAAGAATTTTTCGATAAATATGTTGGTTGGAATTTAAAAGATAAAATAAGTTTAATCAATGCTCCAACTGATGACAAACCTTACGGAAAAGTTTATACTGTAAAATTCTTGGGAACAGTTAAAGAAGCAGACAAAATAAAATACTTAAATGTTCCTATAGAAGTATTAAAAGAAAGTGCTATAAAGTCAATTAAAGCTGGAGAACCTATATGGTTTGGCTGTGATGTAATTAAGTTTTTGGAAAAGCAAAAAGGAATTATGGACTTAGATATGTTCTTGTATGATGACATATTCCCTACTTTAGAAAACTTTACAAAAGCAGAAAGACTTGATTATCACGAAAGTGTATTAACTCATGCAATGGTGTTTACAGGAGTAAATCTTGATGAAAATGGAAAACCGTTAGAATGGCAAGTTGAAAACTCTTGGGGAGATGCAGTTGGAGATAAAGGTATTTTTTCAATGACTGATGAATGGTTTGATGAATACAACTATGAAGTAATGGTTGACAAAAAATACGTTGATGAAAAATGGTTAAAAGCTCTTGATGAAAAAACAATAGAACTTGAACCATGGGATCCATTTGGTGCATTGGCAAGATTAAAATAA
- a CDS encoding glycine--tRNA ligase — MKSEKSMEKVVSLCKNRGIIYPGSEIYGGLANTWDYGPLGVEFKNNVKKAWWKKFVQQSKYNVGLDSAILMNPEVWVASGHVGSFSDPLIDCKECKSRFRADKLIEDFYFENNLGDINVDGWENEKVEELMKEKNICCPNCKKQNFTGIRRFNLMFKTFQGVTEDSKSEIYLRPETAQGIFVNFKNIARTSRKKVPFGIAQVGKSFRNEITPGNFTFRTREFEQMELEFFCKPGEDLEWYDYWKNYSFNWLLSLGMNEETLRLRDHEQEELSFYSKATCDIEFLFPFGWGELWGIADRTDYDLSRHIEVSGEDLRYIDPVTNEKYIPYCIEPSLGADRVALAFLCNAYDEEEIGEGDVRTVLRLHPALAPFKAAILPLTKKLSDKSDEIYDELSKYFMIDTDVSGSIGKRYRRQDEVGTPFCITVDFDTLEDDCVTVRFRDTMEQERIKISELKDFIEKSLEF, encoded by the coding sequence ATGAAATCAGAAAAGAGTATGGAAAAAGTTGTTTCTTTATGTAAAAATAGGGGAATAATTTATCCAGGGTCAGAAATTTACGGTGGACTTGCAAACACTTGGGATTATGGTCCTTTAGGTGTTGAATTTAAAAATAATGTAAAAAAAGCTTGGTGGAAAAAATTTGTTCAACAATCAAAATATAATGTTGGTCTTGATAGTGCAATTTTGATGAATCCAGAAGTTTGGGTTGCATCAGGCCATGTTGGAAGTTTTAGTGATCCTTTGATTGACTGTAAAGAATGTAAATCTCGTTTTAGAGCTGATAAACTTATCGAAGATTTTTATTTTGAAAATAATCTTGGAGATATAAATGTTGATGGTTGGGAAAACGAAAAAGTTGAAGAGCTAATGAAAGAAAAAAATATTTGCTGTCCAAATTGTAAAAAGCAAAATTTTACAGGAATAAGAAGATTTAATCTTATGTTTAAAACTTTTCAAGGTGTAACTGAGGATAGCAAATCTGAAATATATTTAAGACCAGAAACTGCACAAGGTATTTTTGTTAATTTCAAAAATATTGCTAGAACTTCAAGAAAGAAAGTTCCTTTTGGTATTGCTCAAGTTGGGAAATCTTTTAGAAATGAAATTACTCCTGGTAATTTTACTTTTAGAACTCGTGAATTTGAACAAATGGAATTGGAATTTTTCTGTAAACCTGGAGAAGATTTAGAATGGTATGACTATTGGAAAAACTATTCTTTTAATTGGTTATTGTCTTTAGGAATGAATGAGGAAACTTTAAGGCTTAGAGACCATGAACAAGAAGAATTGAGTTTTTACAGTAAAGCTACTTGTGATATAGAATTTTTATTCCCATTTGGTTGGGGAGAACTTTGGGGGATTGCAGATAGAACAGATTATGACTTATCAAGACATATTGAAGTTTCCGGAGAAGATTTAAGATATATAGACCCTGTTACAAATGAAAAATATATTCCATATTGTATTGAGCCTTCACTTGGAGCAGACAGAGTTGCGTTAGCATTCTTATGTAATGCTTATGATGAAGAAGAGATAGGAGAAGGAGATGTTAGAACTGTTTTAAGACTTCATCCCGCTTTAGCTCCATTTAAGGCTGCAATTTTACCACTTACTAAAAAATTGTCAGATAAGTCTGATGAAATTTATGATGAACTTTCAAAATATTTTATGATAGATACAGATGTTTCAGGAAGTATTGGAAAAAGATACAGAAGACAAGATGAAGTTGGAACTCCTTTCTGTATAACTGTCGATTTTGATACTTTGGAAGATGATTGTGTAACGGTTAGATTTAGAGATACTATGGAACAAGAGAGAATAAAAATCTCAGAACTAAAAGATTTTATTGAAAAGTCTTTAGAATTTTAG
- a CDS encoding L,D-transpeptidase family protein, with protein MRRKFLSRVLLILSLFMVNILVLDNYEDKNIVVAEGFSGWKEEDNQKYFYQNGKKYTGKYQDKYFVNGKYANGIYEGILYKNGVEQKGKVYVNNIFYDPDGKPANGWYDDGTAWYFFQDGKKYTGKAVDANGEMYFVNGKYANGYIDKLFYKDGKLADWWCDDGTAWYFFQGGKKHNGIGKDANGIRLFVNGKYANGIYNEKLYKDGVESNGKIYVNGIFYGYDKKPANAWYDDGTGWYFFKDGKKLTGKGIDANGEMYFVKGKYANGYVDKLFYKDGKLADWWCDDGTAWYFFQGGKKHNGKGKDANGIRYFVNGKYANAYIDEIFYKDGEIANWWCDDGTAWYFFQNGKKHNGNGKDANGIRYFVNGKYANGIYDDKLYKDGVESDGKTYVNGIFYGYDKKPANWWYDDGEGWYFFKDGKKYTGKAVDGNGEMYFVKGKYANCYIDGLFYKDGVIANWWCDDGTAWYFFQNGIKHNGLGKDANGTRLFVGGKYANGRYNEKLYKDGLESAGNTYINGLYYAEDKYLANGWYDDGTAWYFFKDGRKHTGKAVDGNGEMYFINGKYANDYVGGIYYSEGKIADWWCDDGTAWFFFKNGKKLTGFGVDANGRRYFVKGKYANGRYNGKLYKDGLESEGNTYINGLYFGGDKYLANGWYDDGYDWYFFRDGRKHNGYATDGNGSRYFVNGKYANGYYGGKSYIDGVEVGLADSDWYVSNGIWRSKNTGRSCHVNGNFIVVSLSDQKLWLVRNGTIISKVGIASGKPSTPTVTGIFSVLSKEYSRILKGPGYASWVQYWMPFHGSYGIHDANWQPGYAFSDYYYYRRGGSHGCINVYPGSMGYIYNNSYIGMRVIVY; from the coding sequence ATGAGAAGAAAATTTTTATCAAGAGTTTTGTTGATTTTATCTTTATTTATGGTAAATATTCTTGTTTTAGATAATTATGAAGATAAAAATATTGTTGTTGCTGAAGGCTTTAGTGGTTGGAAAGAAGAAGACAATCAAAAGTATTTTTACCAAAATGGTAAAAAATATACTGGAAAATATCAAGATAAATATTTTGTAAATGGAAAATATGCCAACGGAATTTATGAAGGAATTCTATATAAAAATGGTGTAGAGCAAAAAGGAAAGGTTTATGTAAACAACATTTTTTATGATCCTGATGGGAAACCTGCAAATGGATGGTATGATGATGGCACAGCATGGTATTTTTTCCAAGATGGTAAAAAATATACAGGAAAAGCTGTAGATGCAAATGGCGAAATGTATTTCGTAAATGGGAAATATGCTAATGGATATATAGATAAACTTTTCTATAAAGATGGTAAGTTAGCAGATTGGTGGTGTGATGATGGCACAGCGTGGTATTTTTTCCAAGGTGGTAAAAAACATAACGGAATTGGAAAAGATGCTAATGGAATAAGATTATTTGTAAATGGAAAATATGCCAATGGAATATATAATGAAAAATTATATAAAGATGGTGTAGAGTCAAATGGTAAAATTTATGTAAATGGAATATTTTACGGATATGATAAAAAACCAGCAAATGCATGGTATGACGATGGTACAGGTTGGTATTTCTTTAAGGATGGTAAAAAGCTCACTGGAAAAGGAATAGATGCAAATGGTGAAATGTATTTCGTAAAAGGAAAATATGCCAATGGTTATGTAGATAAACTTTTTTATAAAGATGGGAAATTAGCAGATTGGTGGTGCGATGACGGAACAGCATGGTATTTTTTCCAAGGCGGGAAGAAACATAATGGAAAGGGAAAAGATGCTAATGGAATAAGATATTTTGTAAACGGAAAATATGCTAATGCTTATATAGATGAGATTTTTTATAAAGATGGAGAAATTGCGAATTGGTGGTGTGATGATGGAACAGCATGGTATTTTTTCCAAAATGGGAAGAAACATAATGGAAATGGAAAAGATGCTAACGGAATAAGGTATTTTGTAAATGGAAAATATGCCAATGGAATATATGATGATAAATTATATAAAGATGGTGTAGAGTCTGATGGTAAAACTTATGTAAATGGAATATTTTACGGATATGATAAAAAGCCAGCGAATTGGTGGTATGATGATGGAGAAGGATGGTACTTCTTTAAAGATGGTAAAAAATACACAGGAAAAGCAGTAGACGGAAATGGCGAAATGTATTTCGTAAAAGGAAAATATGCAAATTGTTATATAGACGGATTGTTTTATAAAGATGGAGTAATAGCCAACTGGTGGTGTGATGATGGAACAGCATGGTATTTTTTCCAAAATGGAATAAAACATAATGGACTTGGAAAAGATGCAAATGGAACAAGATTATTCGTAGGTGGAAAATATGCCAATGGAAGATATAATGAAAAATTATATAAAGACGGTTTAGAATCTGCGGGGAATACTTATATAAACGGATTGTATTATGCCGAAGATAAATATTTAGCAAATGGTTGGTATGATGATGGAACTGCATGGTATTTCTTTAAAGATGGTAGAAAGCATACAGGAAAAGCTGTTGATGGAAATGGTGAGATGTATTTTATAAATGGTAAGTATGCTAATGATTATGTTGGAGGAATTTACTATAGCGAAGGTAAAATTGCAGATTGGTGGTGCGATGATGGAACTGCATGGTTTTTTTTCAAGAACGGAAAAAAACTTACAGGTTTTGGAGTAGATGCTAATGGAAGAAGATATTTTGTAAAAGGAAAATATGCCAATGGAAGATATAACGGAAAGTTATATAAAGATGGTTTAGAATCTGAAGGCAATACTTATATAAACGGTTTATATTTTGGAGGAGATAAATATCTAGCCAATGGTTGGTATGATGATGGGTATGATTGGTATTTTTTCCGAGATGGAAGAAAACATAATGGATATGCAACAGATGGAAATGGTTCAAGATATTTTGTAAACGGGAAATACGCAAATGGATATTATGGAGGAAAATCCTATATTGATGGAGTTGAAGTAGGCTTGGCGGATTCTGATTGGTACGTTTCAAATGGAATTTGGAGGTCCAAAAATACAGGTAGAAGTTGCCATGTAAATGGAAATTTTATAGTAGTAAGTTTGAGTGATCAAAAGTTATGGCTTGTTAGAAATGGAACTATAATTTCTAAAGTAGGTATTGCAAGTGGTAAGCCTTCTACACCTACTGTAACAGGAATTTTCAGTGTGCTTTCAAAGGAATATTCGAGAATTCTAAAAGGACCTGGATATGCTTCTTGGGTTCAATATTGGATGCCATTCCATGGAAGTTATGGAATTCATGATGCAAATTGGCAACCAGGTTATGCTTTTTCAGATTATTACTACTATAGAAGAGGTGGCTCACATGGTTGTATAAATGTTTATCCTGGTTCAATGGGATATATTTACAATAATTCTTATATTGGAATGAGAGTTATAGTCTATTAG
- a CDS encoding glutaredoxin domain-containing protein, which produces MVKKKVVFGSSMCPDCIVMKKALDERGVKYLYLDITENLANLKKFLKFRENPAFNFAKENGSIGIPAMVINDGEKIIFSIEEFDEYNK; this is translated from the coding sequence ATGGTTAAGAAAAAAGTTGTTTTTGGATCAAGTATGTGTCCTGATTGTATTGTTATGAAAAAGGCACTTGATGAAAGAGGAGTTAAGTATTTGTATTTAGATATTACTGAAAATTTAGCAAATCTTAAAAAATTCTTAAAATTTAGAGAAAATCCTGCATTTAATTTTGCTAAGGAAAATGGCTCAATAGGGATTCCTGCAATGGTAATAAATGATGGAGAAAAAATAATTTTTAGCATAGAAGAATTTGATGAATATAATAAGTAG
- a CDS encoding DUF1858 domain-containing protein translates to MKITKDMLIGDIIQIHPDAVEILFNFGLSCVGCPASQMETLEEATMVHGLNLDLLLEVLNENNSN, encoded by the coding sequence ATGAAAATAACAAAAGATATGCTAATAGGAGACATTATTCAAATCCATCCGGATGCTGTTGAAATCCTATTTAATTTTGGACTTTCTTGTGTTGGTTGTCCTGCAAGTCAAATGGAGACTCTTGAAGAAGCTACAATGGTTCATGGACTAAATTTAGATTTACTTCTTGAAGTCTTAAACGAAAATAATTCAAATTAA
- the pepD gene encoding beta-Ala-His dipeptidase, whose product MLENLKPERVFYYFEELTKIPRESGNEKAVSDYLYSVGKSLGLETIQDESNNIVIRKPAYKGYEDHEPVVIQGHMDMVAEKADGVEHNFLVDPIPVIVDGDWVKTKGTTLGADDGIAVAMGLAILEDKEAKHPALELLVTTDEERTMAGARAVKRELLKGRKLLNIDAEEEGVLLSGCSGGHNVMGTLKVKFEENDKKNTFVLSVNNMLGGHSGMEIHQQRGNSLKFALKAMDMVKEIADYRLVSIEGGTKHNAIPRDAKVVFTSDADEFKIDFSKLINEYPLDKDMRVSIEKVENVKEVLCHGCQEKIENVIRNIPHGVYSMMEEYPSIVECSDNFAMIKFDGNFVRFTLSLRSSNPKTFEEYTNIVKKVYEENGVEYTLEDYYKPWEFAKVSKLRDTALEVYKNLTGKEMKVEVVHAALEPAVFVDTFPDMEMISIGPTMKDVHSPVERLNIPSTQRTFEFVKELLEKL is encoded by the coding sequence ATGTTAGAAAATTTAAAACCTGAAAGAGTTTTTTATTATTTTGAAGAGCTAACTAAGATTCCAAGAGAATCTGGAAATGAAAAGGCAGTTAGCGATTATTTATATAGTGTTGGAAAGTCTTTAGGATTAGAAACTATTCAAGATGAAAGCAATAATATTGTTATAAGAAAACCTGCATATAAAGGTTATGAAGATCACGAACCTGTTGTTATTCAAGGACATATGGATATGGTTGCAGAAAAAGCTGACGGAGTTGAACATAATTTTCTAGTTGATCCTATTCCTGTTATTGTGGATGGAGATTGGGTTAAGACTAAAGGTACAACTTTAGGAGCTGATGATGGAATAGCAGTTGCAATGGGACTTGCCATTTTGGAAGATAAAGAAGCTAAACATCCTGCACTTGAATTACTTGTAACTACTGATGAAGAAAGAACAATGGCAGGTGCAAGAGCTGTAAAAAGAGAGTTGTTAAAGGGAAGAAAACTCTTAAATATTGATGCTGAAGAAGAAGGAGTGCTTTTATCAGGATGTTCAGGTGGACATAATGTTATGGGAACTTTGAAAGTTAAATTTGAAGAAAATGATAAGAAAAATACTTTTGTTTTATCTGTAAATAATATGCTTGGTGGTCACTCAGGAATGGAAATTCATCAACAAAGAGGAAATTCTTTAAAATTTGCTCTTAAGGCTATGGATATGGTAAAAGAAATAGCAGATTACAGATTGGTTAGTATCGAAGGGGGAACAAAACATAATGCAATTCCTAGAGATGCAAAAGTTGTTTTTACAAGTGATGCTGATGAATTTAAAATTGATTTTTCTAAATTAATTAATGAATATCCACTTGATAAAGATATGAGAGTTTCTATAGAAAAAGTTGAAAATGTAAAAGAAGTTTTATGTCATGGATGTCAAGAAAAAATTGAAAATGTAATTAGAAATATTCCTCATGGAGTGTATTCAATGATGGAAGAATATCCATCAATCGTTGAATGTTCAGATAATTTTGCTATGATTAAATTTGATGGAAATTTTGTTAGATTTACACTTTCATTAAGAAGTTCAAATCCTAAGACTTTTGAAGAATATACAAATATTGTAAAGAAAGTTTATGAAGAAAATGGTGTTGAATATACATTAGAAGATTATTATAAACCATGGGAGTTTGCAAAAGTTTCAAAATTAAGAGATACTGCTTTAGAAGTTTATAAAAATTTAACAGGAAAAGAAATGAAAGTTGAAGTTGTTCATGCCGCATTAGAACCAGCAGTTTTTGTTGATACATTCCCTGATATGGAAATGATATCAATAGGACCTACAATGAAAGATGTTCACAGTCCTGTTGAAAGATTAAATATTCCTTCAACTCAAAGAACTTTTGAATTTGTAAAAGAATTATTAGAAAAATTATAA
- a CDS encoding potassium channel family protein, whose product MKQIAVIGCGRFGMSLAITLGKLGNEVMVIDKDEEIINSIADKVTHAIICDVSVDGSLKELGLANFDICVVAIGSDYKTSIIATVEAKELGIPKIIAKATDSVQAMVLRKIGADRVIIPEKDMGVRVANNISNSNILDSINLSDEYSLVEISPMEVWVGKSIKDSEIRNRHHVNIVAIKNKDGLEINVGADYVIKSSDILLVAGRNDWIGKLV is encoded by the coding sequence ATGAAACAAATTGCTGTTATAGGTTGTGGAAGATTTGGAATGAGTTTAGCCATAACCTTGGGAAAACTTGGAAATGAAGTAATGGTTATAGATAAAGATGAAGAGATTATAAACTCTATTGCAGATAAGGTTACGCATGCTATAATTTGTGATGTTAGTGTAGATGGAAGCCTTAAGGAATTAGGACTTGCTAATTTTGATATTTGTGTTGTTGCAATAGGATCTGACTATAAGACTTCAATTATTGCAACTGTAGAAGCAAAAGAGCTAGGTATTCCAAAAATTATTGCAAAAGCGACTGATAGTGTTCAAGCAATGGTTCTAAGAAAAATAGGAGCAGATAGAGTTATAATTCCAGAAAAAGATATGGGAGTAAGAGTAGCAAATAATATAAGTAATTCAAATATTTTAGACTCTATCAATTTATCTGATGAATATTCTCTTGTTGAAATTTCACCAATGGAAGTTTGGGTTGGAAAATCAATAAAGGATTCTGAAATTAGAAATAGACATCATGTAAATATAGTTGCTATAAAGAATAAAGATGGCTTGGAGATAAATGTAGGAGCTGACTATGTTATAAAGAGCAGTGATATTCTTTTAGTTGCCGGTAGAAATGACTGGATTGGTAAGCTGGTATAA
- a CDS encoding RNA methyltransferase, whose translation MTGLVSWYNMEFKVIDSKDNKRYKLFKSLYLKKNRDKYKLFLLEGKKLLLEAIGEELDIENIICTEKFIENFDFNEKYLDKVIILSEKLFKNLTELTNSEGVITVVNYIEDKNISSKNIICLENVSDPGNFGTIVRTANAFGIKDILTINCVDKYNSKVLRATMGAMFRTNIVDCEIEKIKELQKDGYRLISTTLSENSKILEDFKFDGKNIVVMGNEANGVSAEILRISNAHLKIDMDNSMESLNVSIAAAIIMYKIYKN comes from the coding sequence ATGACTGGATTGGTAAGCTGGTATAATATGGAATTTAAAGTTATAGATAGTAAAGATAATAAAAGGTATAAATTATTTAAGAGTCTGTATTTGAAAAAAAATAGAGATAAATATAAATTATTTTTGCTAGAAGGAAAAAAACTCTTATTAGAGGCTATTGGCGAAGAACTTGATATAGAAAATATAATTTGTACTGAAAAATTTATTGAAAACTTTGATTTTAATGAAAAATACTTAGATAAAGTTATAATCTTATCTGAAAAATTATTTAAAAACTTGACTGAACTTACAAATTCTGAAGGAGTCATTACTGTTGTAAATTATATTGAGGATAAAAATATTTCTTCTAAAAATATAATTTGTTTAGAAAATGTAAGTGATCCGGGAAATTTTGGAACAATAGTTAGAACTGCAAATGCTTTTGGAATTAAGGATATATTGACTATAAATTGTGTAGATAAATATAATTCAAAAGTTTTAAGAGCAACTATGGGTGCAATGTTTAGAACAAATATTGTAGATTGTGAAATTGAAAAAATAAAAGAATTACAAAAAGATGGATATAGATTAATTTCTACGACATTAAGTGAAAATTCAAAAATTTTAGAAGATTTTAAATTTGATGGAAAAAATATTGTAGTTATGGGAAATGAAGCAAATGGAGTTTCAGCTGAAATTCTAAGAATTTCAAATGCACATTTAAAAATAGATATGGACAATTCAATGGAGTCTTTAAATGTATCAATAGCAGCTGCAATAATAATGTATAAAATATATAAAAATTAA
- a CDS encoding YitT family protein, which translates to MNYSTLRKVIITTFASVIVSAGVYFFMVPYNLTIGGTAGLSIALAKFIPGIPVGVFQLGINIILFILAFLLVGAEFGGLSIYATIVLSISLIAFEKIFPNIQPLVDTPFMSMIIGVGVTAFGIALSLNQNASTGGTDIVGKILNKYIHVDLSVGVFIADFSVVVMGYAAYGINAAMYALVGILFNAVVIDKVLTGYKTRIKVYINSRKWEGINDYILNEIVRGSTLYEVKGGFNKSQRVMIETILTRPEYIKLMNFIREFDNNAFVNVATVSEVSGEGFSYLTEENKKVLKEKNKTRKM; encoded by the coding sequence ATGAATTATAGTACATTAAGAAAAGTTATTATTACAACATTTGCATCTGTTATAGTATCTGCAGGGGTTTATTTCTTTATGGTTCCTTATAATTTGACTATTGGAGGAACAGCAGGGCTATCAATAGCATTAGCAAAATTTATTCCTGGTATACCTGTTGGGGTATTTCAACTTGGAATTAATATTATTTTGTTTATTTTAGCATTTTTACTTGTAGGAGCAGAGTTTGGTGGACTTAGTATATATGCTACAATTGTATTATCTATTTCACTTATTGCTTTTGAAAAAATATTTCCAAATATTCAACCATTAGTTGATACTCCGTTTATGAGTATGATTATAGGAGTTGGTGTTACGGCTTTTGGTATTGCTCTATCATTAAATCAAAATGCCTCAACTGGTGGAACTGATATCGTTGGAAAAATATTGAATAAGTATATTCATGTAGATTTAAGTGTTGGAGTTTTTATAGCTGATTTCTCTGTTGTAGTTATGGGTTATGCTGCTTATGGAATTAATGCTGCAATGTATGCTCTAGTTGGTATTTTATTTAATGCAGTAGTTATAGATAAAGTTCTTACTGGATACAAGACTAGAATTAAAGTTTATATTAACTCAAGAAAATGGGAGGGTATTAATGATTATATCCTTAATGAGATTGTCAGAGGAAGTACATTGTACGAAGTAAAAGGCGGTTTTAATAAGAGTCAAAGAGTTATGATTGAAACTATTCTTACAAGACCTGAGTACATAAAACTTATGAATTTTATTAGAGAATTTGACAATAACGCATTTGTAAATGTTGCAACAGTTAGTGAAGTTTCTGGAGAAGGATTTAGTTACCTTACTGAAGAAAATAAAAAAGTTTTAAAAGAAAAGAATAAAACTAGAAAAATGTAA